GGAGCCCACGCCAAAACGTATGATTGAACTGAAAGAGAAGATGAAGGAATATGACATACATTACGTATACTACGAGGAACTGATAATGCCGAGGGTTGCCGAGGTTATCGCAAAGGAGACAGGGGCAACGCTAATGAGACTTCATGGTGCCCACAATATCAGTAAAGAAGATATGGATAAAGGGGTGACATTTGTGAATATAATGGAGGAGAACCTCAAAAACCTGAAGGCAGGGCTTCAATGTCAGTAGATGTTGTATCGGTTGATAGACTCTATTTTCAATATAACTCCTCAGAGGTTTTGGCAGATATTTCCTTTGGTTTGAAGGCCGGGGATTACCTCGGGCTTGTGGGGCCTAATGGTTCTGGAAAGACCACATTAATAAGACTTATCCTCGGACTTTCTAAACCCACGAGGGGGATCATCTACCTCTTTGGATATAACCCCCTAAACTTTAAAGACTGGCATAAAGTTGGTTACCTGCCACAGAAAATCCCTTCCTTTAATCCCCATTTCCCTGCCACTGTTAAGGAGGTTGTTGCCCTCGGGCTTCTTTCAAAAAAGGGGTTTCCGAAAAGGATTCGCAAATCCGATGATATGTCGATAAACAGAGCCTTAGATCTGATGGATATATTAAGCATTAAGAATGAGCTTATCGGTGAATTGTCTGGAGGACAGCAGCAGAGGGTTCTTATTGCAAAAGCGATGGTGAGTGAGCCGGAAATCTTAATACTCGATGAACCCACTACAGCCATTGACCCTGAGATAAGGGAGAAGTTTTTCAGTATTTTAAAGGGGATTAACCAGGTTAAAAAGGTAACGATTATTATTATTACCCATGATATAGGAACCATCGGGAAATATGCCTCGAAAC
This is a stretch of genomic DNA from Pseudomonadota bacterium. It encodes these proteins:
- a CDS encoding ABC transporter ATP-binding protein, giving the protein MSVDVVSVDRLYFQYNSSEVLADISFGLKAGDYLGLVGPNGSGKTTLIRLILGLSKPTRGIIYLFGYNPLNFKDWHKVGYLPQKIPSFNPHFPATVKEVVALGLLSKKGFPKRIRKSDDMSINRALDLMDILSIKNELIGELSGGQQQRVLIAKAMVSEPEILILDEPTTAIDPEIREKFFSILKGINQVKKVTIIIITHDIGTIGKYASKLLYLDKKVIFYGSFEDFCVSDDMANYFGEFSQHVICH